A genomic window from Pyxidicoccus trucidator includes:
- the mtsD gene encoding cell-cell cohesion protein MtsD produces MRRLVRFPLLAAGLLATGLLSCTDSLLEPRAEAKTQLDDRLTLQGRVCTRPPNPSGFPVKVVVVIDESGSMCISDPPGSQLDSGFCQRAEVQAIIPPGVTEPARVRALKRLVAQFRQVNAQGGNVQLSVAPFETNVRNVWPPTTVGSRFARPDNNIDTYIEGLQSQLGKGTDYQGALSYAYSVIASDINAVAQSNPELLPRTRYVVVFLTDGTPYPRCSATDNLSVYANPDSPDLTWADSLVDFCNATNTTDVIDGFEVGTDRNQNYQLFSYVRRLMELKDQYNVGDVRMHTVLLFNQEAVRACGPICQEIYGIYPGVEQARYPEAAKKIAAWLLRRFAEMGNGVYQEFNDTGEISNLGLGALDYSSFASRNVMKSLVVESLSSAPGEEARVLDSDGDGVPDSLDNSFTLKTNTFLADSDGDCLEDGFEARREDQGFQASNDLDARGCDPASPLTRNCVCRDTDGDGLSQFAEDYLRTRTGIVDSDGDGAPDRMEARWGLDPLEPSVAGLDTDGDGLPDDVELRSGTDPTRRDRAFYERYGYQYETRIAEVRPDGSICYDFTVSNLQLVTPPDRAGAKQGHNLYKVWFAEAPESGVSTDYGVWRASCAWAQYAPPSVRVPAGPELSLTDADFRRPDQLSNPWNNQNDCVGTPPSGAQGGNP; encoded by the coding sequence ATGCGCCGCCTCGTTCGTTTCCCGCTTCTCGCGGCGGGCCTCCTGGCCACCGGCCTGCTTTCCTGTACCGACTCGCTGCTCGAACCCCGGGCGGAGGCGAAGACCCAGCTCGATGACCGGCTGACGCTTCAGGGGCGGGTGTGTACGCGCCCGCCCAACCCCTCCGGCTTCCCGGTGAAGGTGGTCGTCGTCATCGACGAGTCGGGCAGCATGTGCATCTCCGACCCGCCCGGCTCGCAGCTGGACAGCGGCTTCTGCCAGCGCGCGGAGGTGCAGGCCATCATCCCTCCGGGCGTCACCGAGCCCGCCCGCGTGCGCGCCCTCAAGCGACTGGTGGCGCAGTTCCGCCAGGTCAACGCCCAGGGCGGCAACGTGCAGCTGTCCGTCGCCCCCTTCGAGACCAACGTGCGCAACGTCTGGCCGCCCACCACCGTGGGCAGCCGCTTCGCACGGCCCGACAACAACATCGACACCTACATCGAGGGCCTGCAGAGCCAGCTCGGCAAGGGCACCGACTACCAGGGCGCGCTGTCGTACGCGTACAGCGTCATCGCCAGCGACATCAACGCGGTGGCCCAGTCCAACCCGGAGCTGCTGCCGCGCACCCGGTACGTCGTCGTCTTCCTCACCGACGGCACCCCGTACCCGCGCTGCTCCGCCACCGACAACCTCAGCGTCTACGCCAACCCGGACAGCCCGGACCTGACGTGGGCGGACTCCCTCGTCGACTTCTGCAACGCCACCAACACCACGGATGTCATTGATGGCTTCGAGGTGGGCACGGACCGCAACCAGAACTACCAGCTGTTCAGCTACGTGCGCCGGCTGATGGAGCTGAAGGACCAGTACAACGTGGGCGACGTGCGCATGCACACGGTGCTGCTCTTCAACCAGGAGGCGGTGCGCGCCTGCGGCCCCATCTGCCAGGAAATCTACGGCATCTACCCCGGCGTCGAGCAGGCCCGCTACCCGGAGGCCGCGAAGAAGATTGCCGCGTGGCTGCTGCGTCGCTTCGCGGAGATGGGCAACGGCGTCTACCAGGAGTTCAACGACACGGGGGAAATCTCCAACCTGGGCCTGGGCGCGCTGGACTACTCGTCCTTCGCCTCGCGCAACGTGATGAAGTCGCTGGTGGTCGAGTCGCTCAGCTCCGCCCCGGGTGAAGAGGCGCGGGTGCTGGACAGCGACGGCGACGGCGTGCCGGACTCGCTGGACAACTCCTTCACGCTGAAGACCAACACCTTCCTCGCCGACAGCGACGGCGACTGCCTGGAAGACGGCTTCGAGGCCCGCCGCGAGGACCAGGGCTTCCAGGCGAGCAATGACCTGGACGCGCGCGGATGCGACCCGGCGTCCCCGCTCACGCGCAACTGCGTGTGCCGCGACACGGACGGTGACGGCCTGTCGCAGTTCGCCGAGGACTACCTGCGCACGCGCACCGGAATCGTGGACAGCGACGGCGACGGCGCCCCGGACCGGATGGAGGCGCGCTGGGGCTTGGACCCGCTGGAGCCCAGCGTGGCGGGCCTGGACACGGACGGGGACGGGCTGCCGGACGACGTGGAGCTGCGCTCGGGCACGGACCCCACCCGCAGGGACCGCGCCTTCTACGAGCGCTACGGCTACCAGTACGAGACGCGCATCGCCGAGGTCCGCCCGGACGGCAGCATCTGCTACGACTTCACCGTGTCCAACCTGCAGCTCGTCACCCCGCCGGACCGCGCGGGCGCGAAGCAGGGACACAACCTCTACAAGGTGTGGTTCGCGGAGGCGCCGGAAAGCGGCGTGTCCACCGACTACGGCGTGTGGCGCGCCTCCTGCGCCTGGGCCCAGTACGCGCCGCCCAGCGTGCGCGTCCCCGCCGGCCCCGAGCTGTCCCTGACGGATGCGGACTTCCGCCGGCCCGACCAGCTGAGCAACCCGTGGAACAACCAGAACGACTGCGTGGGAACGCCGCCCTCGGGCGCGCAGGGGGGCAACCCGTGA
- a CDS encoding calcium-binding protein: protein MRALSRSAWLLVPVLLLSCSDAGLYALGGRGPDGKDRASFAGNVCVPLAGGDAFPTKVLFAIEGGDGVEAEMVGYATDGLATLTSRFSGPFVQFGLVAYHTVATGLLGGFSDASDFQATLPRYATYQESGPVSVRSALRLSKTLLSGDMQTSCRGEVARTRYMVVVVIRSGDRTCARARDNADFGVGLDSRCLALAQAASCGAIGTPGRDACDTACASCELTAVTGEIKALAQQFGAGEVVVQPIYVRGTTPDPLTRQVVAAIASAGGTEPIEVDFAGLPGALTGIQYAARTNTLKLKRFIAFNRNVVVRAGQALADSDGDGLPDVDEDVLGTDALVLDSDQDGLMDGLEVRMGLDPLVPDVINGCNLSLDEDGDRLNTCEERVLGTDPCIGDTDGDAVPDLVETLSMTNPLVPEDLLDSDRDGITNVAEVEAHGDPLSADLDFHRERGYGYNLVESEATPDGRTCYAARAENITVLPTRARPHPFIPGEVIPAGTNEVYIYLQAGRDNDPRGAGIGSLFIQPVEYSDKDGRTPAGTISLEPDAFILGT, encoded by the coding sequence ATGCGCGCCCTCTCACGGTCTGCCTGGCTCCTCGTTCCCGTGCTGTTGCTGTCGTGCTCCGACGCGGGCCTGTATGCCCTGGGCGGGCGCGGCCCGGATGGGAAGGACCGCGCCAGCTTCGCCGGCAACGTCTGTGTGCCCCTGGCGGGCGGTGACGCGTTCCCCACCAAGGTGCTCTTCGCGATTGAAGGCGGGGACGGCGTCGAGGCGGAGATGGTGGGCTACGCCACGGACGGCCTGGCCACGCTGACGAGCCGCTTCTCCGGCCCCTTCGTCCAGTTCGGGCTCGTGGCCTACCACACGGTGGCCACCGGCCTGTTGGGCGGCTTCTCCGACGCGTCGGACTTCCAGGCCACGCTGCCGCGCTACGCGACGTACCAGGAGTCGGGGCCGGTGAGCGTGCGCTCGGCCCTGCGGCTCTCCAAGACGCTGCTGTCCGGCGACATGCAGACGTCCTGCCGCGGCGAGGTGGCCCGCACGCGCTACATGGTGGTGGTGGTGATCCGCAGTGGAGACAGGACCTGCGCCCGGGCGCGCGACAACGCCGACTTCGGCGTGGGGCTCGACTCGCGCTGCCTCGCCCTGGCGCAGGCGGCGAGCTGCGGCGCCATCGGCACCCCGGGGCGCGATGCCTGCGACACGGCCTGCGCGAGCTGTGAGCTGACGGCCGTCACCGGTGAAATCAAGGCGTTGGCCCAGCAGTTCGGCGCCGGCGAGGTGGTGGTGCAGCCCATCTACGTGCGCGGCACCACGCCGGACCCGCTCACCCGCCAGGTGGTGGCCGCCATCGCCAGCGCCGGTGGCACCGAGCCCATTGAAGTGGACTTCGCGGGCCTGCCCGGCGCCCTCACCGGCATCCAGTACGCCGCGCGGACGAACACCCTCAAGCTCAAGCGCTTCATCGCCTTCAACCGCAACGTGGTGGTGCGCGCCGGCCAGGCGCTCGCCGACAGCGACGGGGACGGCCTGCCGGACGTGGACGAGGACGTGCTCGGCACGGACGCGCTCGTGCTGGACTCGGACCAGGACGGGCTGATGGACGGCCTGGAGGTCCGCATGGGCCTGGACCCGCTCGTTCCGGACGTCATCAACGGCTGCAACCTGTCCCTGGACGAGGACGGCGACCGGCTCAACACCTGCGAGGAGCGCGTGCTGGGCACCGACCCGTGCATCGGCGACACGGACGGGGACGCGGTGCCGGACCTGGTGGAGACGCTGTCCATGACGAACCCGCTCGTCCCCGAGGACCTGCTCGACTCGGACCGCGACGGCATCACCAACGTCGCCGAGGTGGAGGCGCATGGCGACCCGCTCAGCGCCGACCTCGACTTCCACCGCGAGCGCGGCTACGGCTACAACCTGGTCGAGTCCGAGGCCACGCCCGACGGCCGCACCTGCTACGCCGCCCGCGCGGAGAACATCACCGTGCTGCCCACCCGCGCCCGGCCCCACCCCTTCATCCCGGGCGAGGTCATCCCCGCCGGCACCAACGAGGTGTACATCTACCTCCAGGCGGGCCGGGACAATGACCCGCGCGGCGCCGGCATCGGCTCGCTCTTCATCCAGCCCGTCGAGTACAGCGACAAGGACGGGCGCACCCCGGCGGGCACCATCTCCCTCGAGCCCGACGCCTTCATCCTCGGAACCTGA
- a CDS encoding C25 family cysteine peptidase encodes MQDRGRPRTVELLLADDDEAAVPRYGLPLECLRSAPRPAPLDEPDALWDATGDPNDLRRQRWGLVAPSGPRGDRLLGLVEPLRRWRQEAQGGAPVAVYRVRPVMDSAYARGWKREVYRDERTPEKDRPRYLLLLGDLHELPLELQAELSTDAYVGRLAFAADADYEAYVAKVLRWEREPARESRARLLFYTSRDGTSATETGYRALITPSMAACRQRQEDADFPRADIHELGGTQESLLARASDVGAGVLFTLSHGRGRPPSGWAGPGERLAHQGELKLPDGRFLSADALASRPFVPGGVWFSFACFSAGTPSRSSYAHWLRKLPSTDPNARRGLEALPREGETPFIAAPARAALANPDGPLAVLGHVDLAWSHSFSDRGQGTPSRFIELLKELARGSRAGVALHTLTQVLNETSSELASLYNQEEQERAGGLPSSIDLLERARLWILRQDLANYLLLGDPAVRLPLASPREPARAVAPAPAPADFNRLASSVLRDQFRMPSLEAPAHGPEALEAVVLALLSGQQDAGVLADAHGVSVTELRRWEALYRAAGLAALARHLSGQG; translated from the coding sequence GTGCAGGACAGGGGACGCCCGAGGACCGTCGAGTTGCTGCTCGCCGATGACGACGAGGCGGCCGTGCCTCGCTACGGGCTTCCCCTGGAGTGCCTCCGGAGTGCTCCTCGGCCCGCGCCGCTCGACGAGCCCGACGCGCTGTGGGACGCGACGGGAGACCCGAATGACTTGCGCCGCCAGCGGTGGGGGCTGGTGGCGCCAAGCGGTCCCCGGGGAGACAGGCTCCTCGGGCTCGTCGAGCCGCTGCGGCGCTGGCGGCAGGAGGCGCAGGGCGGCGCGCCCGTGGCCGTCTACCGGGTCCGCCCGGTGATGGACAGCGCGTATGCCCGGGGCTGGAAGCGCGAGGTCTACCGGGACGAGCGCACCCCCGAGAAGGACCGGCCGCGCTACCTGCTGCTGCTGGGAGACCTGCACGAGCTGCCGCTGGAGCTGCAGGCCGAGCTGTCCACGGACGCCTACGTGGGCCGGCTGGCCTTCGCCGCGGACGCGGACTACGAGGCCTATGTCGCCAAGGTGCTGCGCTGGGAGCGAGAGCCCGCGCGCGAGTCGCGGGCGCGCCTGCTCTTCTACACCTCGCGGGACGGCACCTCCGCGACGGAGACCGGCTACCGGGCGCTCATCACCCCGAGCATGGCGGCCTGCCGTCAGCGCCAGGAGGATGCCGACTTCCCCCGCGCGGACATCCACGAGCTGGGCGGCACGCAGGAGTCGCTCCTGGCCCGCGCCTCGGATGTCGGGGCGGGCGTGCTCTTCACCCTCAGCCATGGCCGGGGACGGCCGCCGAGCGGCTGGGCCGGGCCCGGGGAGCGCCTCGCGCACCAGGGCGAGCTGAAGCTGCCGGACGGACGCTTCCTCTCCGCCGACGCGCTGGCGTCGCGGCCCTTCGTCCCGGGCGGCGTCTGGTTCAGCTTCGCGTGCTTCAGCGCGGGCACGCCGTCGCGCAGCAGCTACGCGCACTGGCTGCGCAAGCTGCCCTCCACCGACCCGAACGCGCGCCGGGGCCTGGAGGCGCTGCCCCGGGAGGGCGAGACGCCCTTCATCGCCGCGCCGGCCCGGGCCGCGCTGGCCAACCCCGACGGGCCGCTGGCGGTGCTGGGCCACGTGGACCTCGCCTGGTCCCACAGCTTCAGTGACAGGGGCCAGGGCACGCCGTCGCGCTTCATCGAGCTGCTCAAGGAGCTGGCCCGGGGAAGCCGCGCGGGCGTCGCGCTGCACACGCTGACACAGGTGCTCAACGAGACGAGCAGCGAGCTGGCGTCGCTCTACAACCAGGAGGAGCAGGAGCGCGCGGGCGGGCTGCCCTCCTCCATCGACCTGCTGGAGCGGGCCCGGCTCTGGATTCTCCGCCAGGACCTCGCCAACTACCTCCTCCTGGGCGACCCCGCCGTCCGGCTGCCGCTGGCCTCCCCTCGCGAGCCCGCGCGCGCCGTGGCCCCGGCGCCGGCCCCCGCCGACTTCAACCGGCTGGCGTCCAGCGTCCTGAGAGACCAGTTCCGGATGCCCTCCCTGGAAGCGCCCGCGCACGGCCCCGAGGCGCTGGAGGCGGTCGTCCTCGCGCTGCTCTCCGGGCAGCAGGACGCCGGGGTACTCGCCGACGCGCACGGCGTCTCCGTCACGGAACTGCGACGGTGGGAGGCGCTCTACCGCGCCGCCGGCCTCGCGGCCCTGGCCCGTCACCTCTCGGGACAGGGGTGA
- a CDS encoding RNA polymerase sigma factor: MDRERHEHWVRDVVARNRGLLVAEANKYCRNAADADDLVQDTLLRFVQSADKPGAPTDERGCVLLLLTILTRRFFDQCRRRRVRARHAEDPQQTNEVMDPADPETPPLFESVTDEQLAQATQSLSPKLRATFELHAKGLKYREIADELDTTIGTVSKRIFDARARVREFLLKLLKRE, from the coding sequence ATGGACAGGGAACGCCACGAGCACTGGGTCCGGGACGTCGTTGCCCGGAACAGGGGACTGCTTGTCGCCGAGGCCAACAAGTACTGCCGCAACGCGGCCGACGCGGACGACCTGGTGCAGGACACCCTGCTGAGGTTCGTCCAGAGCGCGGACAAGCCGGGCGCCCCCACCGACGAGCGCGGCTGTGTGCTGCTGCTGCTCACCATCCTCACCCGCCGCTTCTTCGACCAGTGCCGTCGGCGGCGCGTGAGGGCCCGGCACGCGGAAGACCCCCAGCAGACGAACGAGGTCATGGACCCCGCCGACCCCGAGACGCCTCCGCTGTTCGAGTCCGTGACGGACGAGCAGCTGGCCCAGGCCACCCAGTCGCTGAGCCCCAAGCTGCGCGCCACCTTCGAGCTGCATGCGAAGGGGCTGAAGTACCGGGAGATCGCCGACGAGCTCGACACCACCATAGGCACCGTCTCCAAGCGCATCTTCGACGCGCGCGCCCGGGTGCGTGAGTTCCTTTTGAAGCTGTTGAAGCGGGAGTAA
- a CDS encoding CHAT domain-containing protein, translating to MATLCDTVGPFVDGELGPDEAESFREHLPDCARCQREMTELVQLKFLARRQVENAERQAPASLPSAPIPLFRRRSFGVAVSALAASLLVLVGGPQVLSSTPPQDPWMRKSSHRQLEARVGYPGADVYRPPAAKLMSADSVPEDLPLEALAWLEREKDLHGLAAAYLVRNDAGLAARALQKLGELKERSPEQDNDRAVALMLKGRPQESLQLLDAVLREHPRHAQALWNRGLVLRQLGLPLMAARSFSEVAALREPGWAEEAARKAEDLQRATRERGARWRTAYKAGMALLEAPPAILPQGFEQLPIARLFFYDAIRAAPNRERVLELLPLARELDARAGGSVLERYVRRVAEADFSRRAPLARDYAAQGRQAPARTEQERFLEALLQSREDDIFLGALFKAGINTDNLDLYTAKALATGDTWFQLFAAQERARVQASAGEWKQALRTLLDALAGCPAEGLEYRCLFLQRELSNLYIQRNMMDAALPHAEAGWKEAGASNEWSLEQDLLWNLAQISRVVNNGSLTRAYLGEYLERGRGDPDDERRAHQDLASMAIQELWVDEARREIDAALATGLPLSFSGASFLADISRLKRAPGDEAHLSRALETAQPMLSAGGRAVATHIMGRFLIEQDTERGRAMLWRAIEEAEAVGVQDDAAARRARAYSYTSLLHEAGRRGDFVTALELFAKERNLGPPSRYQKPTPNNAVMRASSMLRVRLPGQCLLAVTADSERTLLLALSPSGELLGHFDESRRHPLPRRLDGLVPENLLTALRACSRVEVLARPPLHGRAGLLPSDLAWSYLTRTTPPAPPRLGPARHLVVSDVELPPGSPLQRLNAWTPGFGPDEQRETLTGPEATPSRVLAAMQDATEVDLVAHGIVDGSSSSSYLLLAPGQEDPELSVSRVRSATLRGAPFVVLAACHAAHTAYTLDSPFSLPASFIEAGARGVLAATVEIPDLEAAAFFNAVRERIRSGAPPALALRDERMRWLEQQRGAPWLDSVLLFE from the coding sequence ATGGCCACCCTTTGCGACACAGTCGGCCCGTTCGTGGATGGAGAGCTTGGTCCCGATGAGGCCGAGTCCTTCCGCGAGCACCTCCCGGACTGCGCGCGCTGCCAGCGCGAGATGACGGAGCTGGTCCAGCTCAAGTTCCTGGCGCGACGCCAGGTGGAGAACGCCGAGCGACAGGCGCCGGCGTCATTACCGTCCGCCCCCATTCCGCTGTTCCGGCGGCGCTCCTTCGGCGTGGCGGTGTCCGCCCTCGCCGCGTCGCTGCTGGTGCTGGTGGGGGGGCCTCAGGTGCTGTCCTCCACTCCGCCGCAGGACCCGTGGATGCGGAAGAGCTCGCATCGCCAACTGGAGGCACGCGTCGGCTACCCGGGCGCCGACGTCTACCGCCCTCCCGCCGCGAAGCTGATGAGCGCCGACAGCGTGCCCGAGGACCTGCCGCTGGAGGCGCTCGCCTGGCTGGAGCGCGAGAAGGACCTCCACGGGCTGGCGGCGGCCTACCTCGTGCGCAATGACGCGGGGCTGGCGGCCCGGGCGCTCCAGAAGCTGGGTGAGCTGAAGGAGCGCTCCCCGGAGCAGGACAATGACCGCGCGGTGGCGCTGATGCTCAAGGGCAGGCCCCAGGAGTCACTCCAACTGCTGGACGCGGTGCTGCGCGAGCACCCGCGCCATGCGCAGGCCCTGTGGAACCGGGGACTGGTGCTGCGCCAACTGGGCCTGCCGCTGATGGCGGCGCGGTCCTTCAGCGAGGTCGCCGCCCTCCGCGAGCCCGGCTGGGCCGAGGAGGCGGCGCGCAAGGCGGAGGACCTCCAGCGCGCCACGCGCGAGCGCGGGGCACGGTGGCGGACGGCGTACAAGGCGGGCATGGCCCTGCTCGAGGCGCCACCGGCCATCCTCCCCCAGGGCTTCGAGCAGCTGCCCATTGCCCGCCTCTTCTTCTACGACGCCATCCGGGCCGCGCCGAACCGCGAGCGTGTGCTGGAGTTGCTGCCCCTCGCCCGGGAGCTGGACGCTCGCGCGGGGGGCTCCGTGCTGGAGCGCTATGTGCGCCGCGTCGCGGAGGCGGACTTCTCCCGGCGCGCCCCGCTCGCCCGGGACTACGCGGCCCAGGGTCGGCAGGCGCCCGCGCGGACGGAACAGGAGCGCTTCCTGGAGGCGCTGCTCCAGTCCCGAGAGGACGACATCTTCCTGGGCGCGCTCTTCAAGGCGGGGATCAACACCGACAACCTGGACCTCTACACGGCGAAGGCCCTGGCCACGGGGGACACCTGGTTCCAGCTCTTCGCGGCGCAGGAGCGCGCGAGAGTCCAGGCCTCCGCCGGAGAATGGAAGCAGGCCCTGCGGACGCTGCTCGACGCGCTCGCGGGCTGCCCGGCGGAAGGCCTGGAGTACCGCTGCCTCTTCCTCCAGCGGGAGCTGTCCAACCTCTATATCCAGCGCAACATGATGGACGCCGCGCTCCCCCATGCCGAGGCCGGCTGGAAGGAGGCCGGCGCGAGCAATGAGTGGTCGCTGGAGCAGGACCTGCTGTGGAACCTCGCCCAGATTTCCCGCGTGGTGAACAACGGCTCCCTGACGCGCGCCTACCTCGGGGAGTACCTGGAGCGCGGGAGGGGAGACCCGGACGACGAGCGCCGGGCCCATCAGGACCTCGCGAGCATGGCCATCCAGGAGCTGTGGGTGGACGAGGCCCGGCGGGAAATCGACGCCGCGCTGGCCACGGGACTTCCGCTCTCGTTCAGCGGCGCGAGCTTCCTGGCGGACATCTCCCGTCTCAAGCGCGCGCCCGGTGACGAGGCGCACCTGAGTCGGGCGCTGGAGACGGCCCAGCCCATGCTCAGCGCGGGCGGGCGCGCGGTCGCCACGCACATCATGGGCCGGTTCCTCATCGAGCAGGACACGGAGCGGGGGCGCGCGATGCTCTGGCGCGCCATCGAAGAGGCGGAGGCCGTGGGCGTCCAGGACGACGCGGCGGCGAGGCGGGCGCGGGCCTACAGCTACACCTCGCTGCTCCATGAGGCGGGCCGGCGCGGGGACTTCGTGACGGCGCTGGAGCTGTTCGCGAAGGAGCGGAACCTGGGGCCGCCGTCCCGGTACCAGAAGCCGACGCCCAACAACGCAGTGATGCGAGCTTCGAGCATGCTGCGTGTCAGGTTGCCGGGCCAGTGCCTGCTGGCCGTCACCGCGGACTCCGAGCGGACCCTGCTCCTGGCGCTGAGCCCCTCTGGCGAGCTGCTGGGCCACTTCGACGAGTCCCGGCGGCACCCGCTGCCCCGGCGGCTGGACGGGCTGGTGCCGGAGAATCTGCTGACGGCGCTGCGTGCGTGCTCCCGCGTGGAGGTGCTCGCGCGGCCTCCGCTCCATGGCCGGGCCGGGCTGCTGCCCTCGGACCTGGCGTGGAGCTACCTGACGCGCACCACGCCGCCCGCTCCGCCGCGCCTCGGGCCCGCCAGACACCTCGTCGTCTCGGACGTGGAGCTGCCACCCGGCAGCCCCCTCCAGCGCCTCAACGCGTGGACGCCCGGCTTCGGCCCTGACGAGCAGCGCGAAACGCTGACGGGGCCGGAGGCCACGCCTTCGCGCGTCCTCGCCGCCATGCAGGACGCGACGGAAGTCGACCTGGTGGCGCATGGCATCGTCGACGGCTCCTCCAGCTCGTCCTACCTGCTGCTGGCACCGGGCCAGGAGGACCCGGAGCTGAGCGTCTCGCGGGTGCGCTCCGCGACGCTGCGGGGGGCTCCCTTCGTGGTGCTGGCCGCCTGCCACGCCGCGCACACGGCCTACACGCTCGACTCGCCCTTCAGCCTTCCCGCCTCCTTCATCGAAGCGGGCGCGCGCGGGGTGCTCGCGGCGACGGTGGAGATTCCCGACCTGGAGGCCGCGGCCTTCTTCAACGCGGTCCGCGAGCGCATCCGCTCCGGGGCACCGCCGGCCCTCGCGCTGCGCGACGAGCGCATGCGGTGGCTGGAGCAGCAGCGCGGCGCGCCCTGGCTCGACAGCGTCCTGCTGTTTGAATGA
- the mtsC gene encoding cell-cell cohesion MYXO-CTERM protein MtsC, with protein MTIARFASAFTLGAFLFLSPEAQAQSNNNPDNPECLGNSCGAPQEVGGGGCGCGGGSVWVNYTDDGDTLSYTDDADGDGRADDRDNCPFVSNRDQTDDDGDAVGNACDNCSTLSNFQQRDADGDGRGDDCDADQDNDTVANAADNCALVPNKDQSDLDTDGAGDVCDLDDDNDGISDGQDNCPRLSNPSQVMPTDGSQCRVDADGDNISDNGDNCPGLANPDQADADADNQGDACDADIDDDSVLNAQDNCPAVPNREQLDDDRDAVGDACDTRYCLVLDQARPDDCLDPKAPFTVSGGGFLTTEKTGEPMRPPLFANRNGAAMEYKWTVVKRPEGSNAVVENPQGAVTLSRDWQYTYVDGSVPFFTPDEEGEYELQVTARLAFADRVFPDQRVSTSSVIVRVGKGSGDGPACSSVPAGFSATALGAALLSVLMRRRRRQQ; from the coding sequence ATGACAATCGCTCGTTTCGCTTCTGCCTTCACCCTCGGGGCCTTCCTCTTCCTGAGTCCCGAGGCGCAGGCGCAGTCCAACAACAACCCTGACAACCCGGAGTGCCTGGGTAACAGCTGCGGCGCGCCCCAGGAGGTGGGTGGTGGTGGTTGTGGCTGTGGTGGCGGCTCCGTCTGGGTGAACTACACGGACGATGGCGACACGCTGTCCTACACCGACGACGCGGACGGCGACGGCCGCGCGGATGACCGCGACAACTGCCCCTTCGTCTCCAACCGCGACCAGACGGACGACGACGGCGACGCGGTGGGCAACGCGTGCGACAACTGCTCCACGCTCTCCAACTTCCAGCAGCGCGACGCGGACGGTGACGGCCGCGGCGACGACTGCGACGCGGACCAGGACAACGACACCGTCGCCAACGCGGCCGACAACTGCGCGCTGGTGCCCAACAAGGACCAGAGCGACCTGGACACCGACGGTGCCGGCGACGTCTGTGATTTGGACGACGACAACGACGGCATCAGCGACGGCCAGGACAACTGCCCGCGCCTGTCCAACCCCAGCCAGGTGATGCCGACGGACGGCAGCCAGTGCCGCGTGGACGCGGACGGCGACAACATCTCCGACAACGGCGACAACTGCCCCGGCCTGGCCAACCCGGACCAGGCGGACGCGGACGCGGACAACCAGGGTGACGCGTGCGACGCGGACATCGACGACGACAGCGTCCTCAACGCGCAGGACAACTGCCCGGCCGTCCCCAACCGCGAGCAGCTCGATGACGACCGCGACGCCGTCGGTGACGCCTGCGACACGCGCTACTGCCTCGTGCTGGACCAGGCCCGTCCGGACGACTGCCTGGACCCCAAGGCGCCCTTCACCGTCAGCGGTGGCGGCTTCCTGACCACCGAGAAGACGGGCGAGCCGATGCGCCCGCCGCTCTTCGCCAACCGCAACGGCGCGGCCATGGAGTACAAGTGGACGGTGGTGAAGCGCCCCGAGGGCTCCAACGCGGTGGTGGAGAACCCGCAGGGCGCGGTGACGCTGAGCCGCGACTGGCAGTACACCTACGTCGACGGCAGCGTTCCCTTCTTCACCCCCGACGAGGAGGGTGAGTACGAGCTGCAGGTGACGGCGCGTCTGGCCTTCGCCGACCGCGTCTTCCCTGACCAGCGCGTCTCCACCTCCAGCGTCATCGTCCGGGTGGGCAAGGGCTCGGGCGACGGCCCCGCCTGCAGCTCGGTTCCCGCGGGCTTCAGCGCGACCGCGCTGGGCGCCGCCCTGCTCAGCGTGCTGATGCGTCGTCGTCGCCGCCAGCAGTAA